The sequence below is a genomic window from Brachyhypopomus gauderio isolate BG-103 unplaced genomic scaffold, BGAUD_0.2 sc51, whole genome shotgun sequence.
atgtctagaaggagctgagtatcacagtccttttaaatctgcctaattggtgcttatcattcttgattgctgctcgttgacatccacagatgttttcaatacctgatggaaaacactggaatgaacctctgttcttaggagtggtagtcgtaaaggggttgaataattgtgtcaatgaagaaatcacaaaaaggccatttaatactttatgacaaaaaaaattgatgctatcttagttgcatttagttctttaacaagtccttgtaagatttcattatgaacacaattacaaatgtgcactgaattccataaaacccttcgcagcattgggggttgaataaatttgatcacaactgtaaatcatggaggggtctgaaatgttcatcttaggtgcatgtgcACTGTGAGAGACATTATATATAATCCAGAAAACACAATGTATGATTATTTAATAacttatttgtgtgttaaagctgcaaataagtatttgaacacctgtgcaAATCAAAAAGTATTTGAACACTTGTGTTATCATTTAATGTTGTGTGGGTGGACAGGGGTGTTTATGCAGCTATAATAACAGGTGCTTCTGATTTAGTataataagtggagtggaggtggactttttagaggtgaactaacaggtctttgagggccagaatttttgctgattggcaggtgttcaaatacttatttgctgcagtaacacacaaataaattatttaaaaatcatacattgtgaattccagatattttttttcacagtctctcacagtggacatgcacataagatgaacatttcagacccctccaagTGGGAGAAAGTCGCAGGGTGTTCagatacttattttcctcactgtgtaAAATACCTAAGATGGTGCATTAATTAAACCAAAAAGTGAAATATTCACAATAATTTCTTTATATCATTACTGTAATCTCAATAATCACAGTAATGCTAGCGTTAGCAATGCTAGTGTTAGTGTTGATATATGGTTTAGAATAAAGGTATAACCAAAACTCATTAAAATGCACAAATGCTTACAATCAAAAATCCCTTTAATATAACATAATTTGGTTTGACCCACCTTAACACCACACATGGTTTTGTGGCCTTCAACTCTTCAACTTTGGTGAGTGCATTCTCAAGCTCTTTTAAAACATTACGTCTCTTTGGATAATTGAATGAAGAGCCAGTGCTTTTCTATTTGTATGTTTAGAACAAATATACTGAATAATGAGAGAATTATGTCATAaaagaaacaacaaaaaacaacaacaacaataacaacaagcGCCGTAAAATATTTCTTCATTTCAGTCCCAGCACTATTTTTATAATATTCTTATAAAATAATCGACCAAAAGCAACTAGGAAATATTCTATTAGCCCTAATCATAAGAAAAGatcaatatatttatttacagccTAACAAAGAACACGTGTTTATTCTGTTCCCTCTCCGCGGATAATGGACACCCCTCCCCAAGGTGAGTATCCATAGCAACGTGGTGGCGCGAGGCAGCGGCGCGCGATGCGCGCTAAGGTCCCCGGGAAAGAGCGCACGGCGCACCTCGCGCAGCGCTGCACTATATCACGACTTGGGTTCGTCAAACTCTCAGACAAGCTTCATGCAAAGGTTGCAGTCTACGAATCATCACAGAACGAAGGCAAAACAAGATCTGATTTGAGTGTAATTAGTTTTTCAGAGGGTTACTGCTGATACTGATCAACCATGTCCACATTAAGTGATTCTGGCTTTGAAGAGGACTTTAGCGCTTCTCCATCTAACTGCTTGAACTGTCCATGGTCAGAAGATCTTAATAACCGACTCACAGCTGATCACCATGAGGTCATTTGCGACGAGAGCTGTTTCATAATTCAGAGAAACAACGAGGAAGAGTTTCTTGCTCTTAACTGTCTGGCTCGTCAACCCCAGGTTAGTTGTGTGTGCTGCACGTCGTAACGCGCCTCTGTTTCTTTGGTGCGCATCTTCACACCATCTATGTTTTCACAGATTACTGCAGAGGCCCGCTGCAAACTGGTCAGCTGGCTTATAGCCGTTTATAAACACTTCAAACTCTCCTTTGAGTCCTGTTGCTTGGCTGTCAATATCATGGACCGGTTTTTAGTCACGACTTCAGTGGCCGCGGATTGCTTCCAGTTGGTCGGTGTAACGTCTTTACTGATTGCGACAAAACATGTAAGTGACTAGATGttgtttttattatcttacagcagtggcgtgcacacatagacatcaggtggtgctaatgcaccaccaactctgccctttatcaacgaaagtgcccttttgaaacttcagtttttaataataataattattattattttactgaggttggtttgaaatgatcttttgaaaacctgagcgattaaaaacaatgccctgaaatgagccaccacctcacacacacccgacctctctcttcctttaacaccagatgcgctgcagcagttcagttcagtgagtggaaggaagcgtcttcagcacagcacacacgctcacagatagacttcttctcccgtgccccaccagccaggtcacatacacatcaagtcaaatcgtaccgtttgccctctaagcccaacgtgaaatcattttgttgtgcagtaaaatgtctcatacagcaccaaaccaataagcatttttagccgactggtcacctgataaactagtcgctctatcccaaatcaatgatagataacgtgaggacgaccacatacaaataattaaggtagaatttgcaaatctgtgtgttaagctgaacgtcttctgttgtataggttttattaggcaacataaattaacacattcgtttgtgaaagaagaaacgggaagttccccattacctgtgaaaaatgcccatctgcatgtaatgacaacactcagtagcctctaactccttctcgtactttttggtctttttactgtcttaattgtaggcctatattgatttactaattgcaaaatatatgcaacaaggcctgcagacagtggagggtaaacagaagttaactgaaggacttaacaatgactgtatatagttaatattggatatggattttatcagttggcggtgtgactttttttccattgaaaactcacgtttacagaatgttacaaataaaagtcaaatttcattcaacatgcgcttgtaattttttaaataatgaagtgttccacgtgcgctaaaaagtgcccccccacccccgagcacttgccccccaaaatgtctgtgcacgccactgtctTACAGTGTTTAGCAGTAGGCTACCACCCAGTTGTAAGCCTTCCTATATTCAATATGAATTCATTTACAACGAACAAAACTTAAACATCCCCGAGtgcaaaacaataaacaaaccaaACACCCAGGGACCGTTACCACCTTAGATCTGCACTCAGGTTACAAGTTTTGAATTTAAAATATTTCTGTAATGGTCAAACTGCATATTTGTGTGATTCTGGGGTTATTAGATGATTgtcttcatttgattattagaTTTTTTGTCATTCGTCTGACGTTTTACCTTAAAACCGAGACATGgttattatattacattaaaaaaGATCTGAACTTAAAATTACAGTTGtctcttaaaatgtaaaaaaaaaaaaaaactgttgcaTCCAGTGATTCATTTGGACATCTTTTCTTACTTTTtagcagaggtggacattccaggttcagaaagtaaaagtccttaccaaaattttgctcaggcttcctggattgtgatgattccactaattttgcctagcttgcactaattagaaaatccagcaaacTTGAGTAAATCATGGAAAgaagttttactttctgaaactggaatgtccacctctgcttTTTAGGCACTGGTTTCAAAATCACTATTGTGCAGGCGTTTTACCTTATGCTGTAAGACACCCAAGTACAGTGTTTTCAGGATCCTTCTCTTCTGTGTTGAATTAAAAATCAGTAGCATGGGACAAATGTATGTAGGGAGTCTGATAACTTAATGATATGTGTTTTTGCTTGCACCCCATCAGGTTGAAGTGTGCTGTCCACGCATCAGACagcttctgtctctctgctgtaaCGCCTTCTCCAAGGAGCAGCTCTGCAACCTCGAGTGTCTTATTCTTCTCCGCCTGAACTTCAGGTTGGCTGCACCCACCCTCGCTTTCTTCCTTGATTACTTCATCAGCCAGGAGTTATCCTGGCACAGAGGTGCTGGAAAGGATCATTTCACTGATCTTCGTGAGGTTAAAAAAGATGATAGCTGGACATCCACAGAAGAAGACCAGCTCTCCATTGTGGAAAGATATAAATGTTTTGCTTGCAAAGTCTGTGAACTGAGTCTGGCAGACTATGCTTTCAACAAATACCAGCCCTCTGTGATTGTGCAAAGTGCTATAATGCTTGCAAAGGACTGGTTCAGAAAGCCAGCCTACTTCAAACACACAAGTTCAGCAAAGATGGTTAATACTGCAGACCCAAAGTTACCAGACTCCATTAGTCATACTTTAATTCAACAGTGTACAGAAGAGCTTAAGTTGTTGGTATCACTCAATCTAGAGTCAATTCAAGACTTAATAGCACTCTGAAACAATAGAATAATTGTGTACTGTGTACTGTTATCTTCCAgactttttattttatgtttgtaATATATTACCAAACGAAACACAAGTTATTGTGAACATACATTGTCATTATTATTGGCATCCTTGACTGTTTATATCAAAGCAAGTTTCTtcataaataaatgtacatgaaccgacttttaatattttaatagcATGTAAATTCAGCAAGAAGGGTGCAAAGCATAGTCATTTTACAAAAGAATCATAATGACTTGAGCAGGATTAAAAGGCACCCCTCCCTAATGCTTGGTTCCACAGTCAACAAGGCAGCAAGGACATCCAGACAATTCTTGCAACCATTAGTGAGCTTCTTCACTCATCTGGTGGTAGTTTCTCCCGTCACCCTTCTTCTATCTGGTGGTAGTTTCTCCCGTCACCCTTCTTCTATCTGGTGGTAGTTTCTCCCAT
It includes:
- the ccno gene encoding cyclin-O isoform X2 codes for the protein MSTLSDSGFEEDFSASPSNCLNCPWSEDLNNRLTADHHEVICDESCFIIQRNNEEEFLALNCLARQPQITAEARCKLVSWLIAVYKHFKLSFESCCLAVNIMDRFLVTTSVAADCFQLVGVTSLLIATKHVEVCCPRIRQLLSLCCNAFSKEQLCNLECLILLRLNFSQQGSKDIQTILATISELLHSSGGSFSRHPSSIWW
- the ccno gene encoding cyclin-O isoform X1; its protein translation is MSTLSDSGFEEDFSASPSNCLNCPWSEDLNNRLTADHHEVICDESCFIIQRNNEEEFLALNCLARQPQITAEARCKLVSWLIAVYKHFKLSFESCCLAVNIMDRFLVTTSVAADCFQLVGVTSLLIATKHVEVCCPRIRQLLSLCCNAFSKEQLCNLECLILLRLNFRLAAPTLAFFLDYFISQELSWHRGAGKDHFTDLREVKKDDSWTSTEEDQLSIVERYKCFACKVCELSLADYAFNKYQPSVIVQSAIMLAKDWFRKPAYFKHTSSAKMVNTADPKLPDSISHTLIQQCTEELKLLVSLNLESIQDLIAL